In Fusarium oxysporum f. sp. lycopersici 4287 chromosome 6, whole genome shotgun sequence, a single window of DNA contains:
- a CDS encoding hypothetical protein (At least one base has a quality score < 10), producing the protein MATGEGYRGGADVTIPIAMTMAAFFGISLYNVIEINVQIFLQFRKRTGLYFWSLIWASWGIAIHSIGFLLQFFQICRNSYANITIITIGGVSMVIGQSVVLYSRLHLVVDDRRKIRWILKMIILSFFLFTVPPTVLNYGSNSPHPHPFLRPFEIYEKVMLFGFATQELIISSLYMWETRKMLRLITPNSSDTARRVMKHLIYINILIILMDISIIGTELGGAHVIQTTYKSAVYGVKLKLEFPVLNQLRAIVKRGGCSCDCSRPQISFITDEAMTPRPGYELVPRRHSSTTNTFLSTHQPSVSSGLNLAPSLQPIKLVSHNNESRLISDQALGRPRDYAAGSS; encoded by the coding sequence ATGGCTACTGGTGAAGGCTACCGTGGCGGTGCCGATGTCACAATCCCGATTGCAATGACGATGGCAGCGTTCTTCGGTATCTCCCTTTACAATGTCATCGAGATTAACGTCCAAATCTTCCTCCAGTTCCGGAAACGCACTGGCTTGTATTTTTGGAGCTTGATTTGGGCCTCTTGGGGTATTGCAATCCATTCAATTGGGTTTCTACTGCAGTTCTTCCAAATTTGCCGCAACTCCTATGCAAACATCACAATCATCACCATTGGCGGTGTTTCCATGGTCATTGGCCAATCCGTTGTCCTTTACTCCCGACTTCACTTGGTCGTTGACGACAGAAGAAAGATCCGATGGATACTGAAAATGATCAttttgagcttctttctcttcaccGTCCCGCCTACAGTCCTGAACTACGGCTCAAACTCCCCACACCCACATCCATTTCTCCGACCCTTTGAAATCTACGAGAAGGTCATGCTCTTCGGGTTCGCAACACAAGAGCTCATCATCTCGAGCCTCTACATGTGGGAGACCCGGAAGATGCTGCGCCTCATAACGCCAAACTCGAGTGACACCGCCCGCCGCGTGATGAAGCACCTCATTTACATCAATATCTTAATTATCCTGATGGATATTTCCATCATCGGCACCGAGTTGGGTGGTGCTCACGTCATTCAGACGACCTACAAGAGTGCAGTGTACGGCGTCAAGCTGAAGCTCGAGTTTCCTGTTTTGAATCAACTACGCGCGATAGTGAAACGAGGTGGCTGCAGCTGCGACTGCTCGAGGCCTCAGATCTCATTTATTACAGACGAGGCAATGACACCACGTCCGGGATACGAGTTGGTACCAAGACGCCATTCCTCGACTACAAACACTTTCCTTTCAACGCACCAGCCGAGTGTCTCTTCAGGACTGAACCTAGCGCCGTCACTTCAGCCCATTAAGTTAGTGAGCCACAATAACGAATCCAGGCTCATTAGTGATCAAGCTCTTGGGCGACCACGTGATTACGCAGCTGGTTCTTCCTAG
- a CDS encoding hypothetical protein (At least one base has a quality score < 10) yields MLARGGNDAQSTNQFAATSGVPGHAHPAPVAPQRIIPSQQMSWVNWDPIGSARGMSMISIASDESEQARLNTRGMGKRNPSPTNGRRKADESTVQAPTNKKSKTNAAATNSNMDLSDEGSTMRLEESVSMSKMTNDEKRKNFLERNRVAAHKCRLRRKQWLTQLQTKVELFTTENNTLMAQIAHLRDETVSLKTLILAHKDCPVAYQQELYSASMSQVIKPYR; encoded by the exons ATGTTGGCTCGAGGCGGAAACGATGCCCAGAGTACGAACCAGTTCGCCGCCACTTCAGGCGTCCCCGGTCACGCTCACCCTGCTCCCGTCGCTCCACAGAGAATAATCCCTTCGCAGCAAATGTCGTGGGTAAATTGGGATCCAATTGGCTCTGCTCGCGGCATGAGTATGATTAGTATAGCCTCTGATGAGAGCGAACAAGCCAGGCTCAATACTCGAGGCATGGGCAAGAGAAATCCCTCTCCCACCAACGGCCGACGAAAAGCGGATGAGTCCACGGTCCAG GCTCCCACTAATAAGAAATCCAAGACCAATGCCGCTGCTACCAACAGTAACATGGATTTATCGGATGAAGGGTCCACGATGAGACTGGAGGAGAGCGTGTCCATGTCAAAGATGACAAATGACGAGAAGCGAAAGAACTTTCTCGAGCGCAATCG CGTCGCTGCCCACAAGTGTCGTCTCAGGAGGAAGCAATGGCTTACCCAGCTACAGACCAAGGTTGAGTTGTTCACTACGGAGAACAATACCTTGATGGCGCAAATCGCTCATCTCAGAGACGAGACAGTCAGCCTGAAGACACTCATTCTTGCCCACAAGGACTGTCCAGTCGCTTATCAACAGGAACTATATAGTGCTTCTATGTCGCAGGTTATTAAGCCCTACCGGTAA
- a CDS encoding hypothetical protein (At least one base has a quality score < 10): MLARGGNDAQSTNQFAATSGVPGHAHPAPVAPQRIIPSQQMSWVNWDPIGSARGMSMISIASDESEQARLNTRGMGKRNPSPTNGRRKADESTVQAPTNKKSKTNAAATNSNMDLSDESTVQAPTNKKSKTNAAATNSNMDLSDEGSTMRLEESVSMSKMTNDEKRKNFLERNRVAAHKCRLRRKQWLTQLQTKVELFTTENNTLMAQIAHLRDETVSLKTLILAHKDCPVAYQQELYSASMSQVIKPYR, translated from the exons ATGTTGGCTCGAGGCGGAAACGATGCCCAGAGTACGAACCAGTTCGCCGCCACTTCAGGCGTCCCCGGTCACGCTCACCCTGCTCCCGTCGCTCCACAGAGAATAATCCCTTCGCAGCAAATGTCGTGGGTAAATTGGGATCCAATTGGCTCTGCTCGCGGCATGAGTATGATTAGTATAGCCTCTGATGAGAGCGAACAAGCCAGGCTCAATACTCGAGGCATGGGCAAGAGAAATCCCTCTCCCACCAACGGCCGACGAAAAGCGGATGAGTCCACGGTCCAGGCTCCCACTAATAAGAAATCCAAGACCAATGCCGCTGCTACCAACAGTAACATGGATTTATCGGATGAGTCCACGGTCCAGGCTCCCACTAATAAGAAATCCAAGACCAATGCCGCTGCTACCAACAGTAACATGGATTTATCGGATGAAGGGTCCACGATGAGACTGGAGGAGAGCGTGTCCATGTCAAAGATGACAAATGACGAGAAGCGAAAGAACTTTCTCGAGCGCAATCG CGTCGCTGCCCACAAGTGTCGTCTCAGGAGGAAGCAATGGCTTACCCAGCTACAGACCAAGGTTGAGTTGTTCACTACGGAGAACAATACCTTGATGGCGCAAATCGCTCATCTCAGAGACGAGACAGTCAGCCTGAAGACACTCATTCTTGCCCACAAGGACTGTCCAGTCGCTTATCAACAGGAACTATATAGTGCTTCTATGTCGCAGGTTATTAAGCCCTACCGGTAA